One window of the Ictidomys tridecemlineatus isolate mIctTri1 chromosome 11, mIctTri1.hap1, whole genome shotgun sequence genome contains the following:
- the Tspan2 gene encoding tetraspanin-2 — protein sequence MGRFRGGLRCIKYLLLGFNLLFWLAGSAVIAFGLWFRFGGTIKDLSSEDKSPEYFYMGLYVLVGAGALMMAVGFFGCCGAMRESQCVLGSFFTCLLVIFAAEVTTGVFAFIGKGVAIRHVQTMYEEAYNDYLKDRGKGNGTLVTFHSAFQCCGKESPEQVQPTCPKELLGHKNCIDEIETIISVKLQLIGIVGIGIAGLTIFGMIFSMVLCCAIRNSRDVI from the exons ATGGGGCGCTTCCGCGGGGGCCTGCGGTGCATCAAGTACCTGCTGCTCGGCTTCAACCTGCTGTTCTGG CTGGCCGGGTCAGCCGTCATTGCTTTTGGACTATGGTTTCGATTCGGAGGCACCATAAAGGATTTGTCGTCGGAGGACAAGTCCCCAGAGTATTTCTACATGG GGCTCTACGTGCTGGTTGGAGCTGGGGCCCTGATGATGGCCGTGGGGTTCTTTGGGTGCTGTGGAGCCATGCGGGAGTCACAGTGTGTGCTCGGATCA TTTTTTACCTGCCTACTGGTGATATTCGCTGCTGAAGTAACCACTGGAGTATTTGCTTTTATAGGCAAGGGTGTA GCTATACGACACGTACAGACCATGTATGAAGAGGCTTACAATGATTACCTTAAAGACAGGGGAAAGGGAAATGGGACTCTTGTTACCTTCCACTCAGCA TTTCAGTGCTGTGGAAAAGAAAGCCCTGAACAGGTCCAACCCACGTGCCCAAAGGAACTTCTAGGCCACAAG aatTGCATTGATGAAATTGAGACCATAATCAGTGTTAAGCTCCAGCTCATCGGAATTGTCGGTATTGGAATTGCAGGACTCACG ATCTTTGGCATGATATTCAGTATGGTCCTTTGCTGTGCAATACGAAACTCACGAGATGTGATTTGA